tgtacaccattagtccttacacTGAGGCtttatatgctagggctgtgctttgactcgtttaccggctccaggagagtcatcaggtggcgaggttgggtacagttgcgacacatataggagccagtgcattgtagtcggggattcaccgctcacatacgggtgtggatatcctatgtgatctgatgtaataatagtgcatggaatctctggccagagtatgagatgtacgttggagaaggagttctccaatagtacacgcgatgccactattatagttatcacatagttatcgaattaatatgcaaccctcgatgagccaatggttgcagattcgatcgggttatatgagatgaagggaccgtactgtacgttaatcataatcgactggtttttgcaggcactataagtgatacctaggggataatggggcgatgctactagacactcttaccatgatccgatgggtgcaatcagaaatgagttctgacattcttgatcaaagtgttgatgaaaagaatgtggctaactagggtaagcccgaataaaggattatgtcctgaatcacaaagagttgtgaacccacggctaactgtatccctgaaccattgagagttACACAaacactggatcgtttgttcccgttgagagaataaattcaaggagttgaatttatattatgatatagtaaattcaaggagttgaatttatgataattaaattttgagaaaataaattcaaggagttgaatttataagatagtaaattcaagaaattgaatttattaaatttggagaataaattcaaggagttgaatttataaaatttgaggatttaatttatcaagctcaaaagttgagtttattgaatattaaattttggaggtaataaattcaaggagttgaatttataatttaaatattgaatttataagggatttaaattaaatgtaatgggtatatgtataatggacttgtaggagtacaagaccaacatacatattattaaggttcttaattgaactttaaaatattaattaattaattaactagtTGGGctataataattaattgattaagcccattaagtttttaatttattaatgggccctaagcttatatatatgtgtattaggcTTAAGGTTAAGAATAATTCATTCACAATTTtgaaaaaccctagcctccctcTCTATggtgtttttcgaaaattcctccatctttcttctcaaaaatcggccacctctCTTGAGAAAGaattttgagccgtctctcaaatatttttctcctacgcaaaagttcttctaaatttctagtgcaatttagaagaggaacaaatattccagtcgtggaccggattaggagatcgaagaacgttcataaggatttacaacaagagctacgtccgctaataccggagtagttggagccatgtgatttattcaccaaaggtataacgattccaacgccctatgaatgtttatgataaaatcatacgagcgcccaaagcaaaacatattttgattgtcaaaaaatcaaaatttttaaacttccgctgcgtttgggcgtgtagaaaaacCAAGATCCAACAGGATGCAGGGCCAACAATACACACGAAGCAGTAAAAAGACAGATCTCCTTACATACGATTCTGCATGATGTGATACCCACCTGTTTAAAGTAAGCCAGAGGTCTGAATCATAAGCATCCACCCTGAAAATTGTcgatttaaataatttgataaaaaatgaaattgccaaattcttttaaaaataataataacagtgTGGAAAAATTTCCACCCAAATAAACACAAGTTAATTGGTAGTCAAACGGCCATACTCATGGCATTTGTTAAATGTCAATACCTGGATCGTAACATATCCAAGAGAGGGGATGCCAAAACAGAAGCTTTTGGATGCGTTGCTGCACACTTCATACATACACCAAGCATATGGATGAATTTCCCCAAGACAATAAAATCCCTCCCCAATAAATCGATACCGTGCCTCTTTTTGTCAAACCCCTGCATAGCTGGAAGCACAATTGTAGCTGCATATTGTGGAAACCTGTTATGCGCAAGCTCTGTCTGGTTATCTTGAACTGCTGATCGAAGGCTCCAGCGGCGTGTCTTCCCTCTCTTGATCTGATGATGCTCTAACCAGCTTCTTGTTGGGAAATTACCCCGAAGCGATGCCGACCACGAAGATAATATAGTACCCaaattgcggaataaaataatcaatcaacaagaacacaacgatttacgtggttcacccaaaatagactacgtccacggagctacTGTAGATCTTTTATAACAGGAGAAATaatacaacaagtgtatacaacaatacactaaatatctcacactccCAACCCGAGTATAAccgagaaaaaatattttctctaactcacacaagagataCTCACAACTCTTTGTTTTCTAAAGCTTAAAAGCTTATGAATGGGATGATTAAACAATACGGAGGACGCACTTATTTATAGGTGCAATCCTCCGTATgaacaaaagaaaattttttccttttctgctggccaccaatagagtttTCAAATTTGACACGTTTAGTAATAAATACATTGGCCCCACTCACctaacatttctcccacttgaagacttgatttcaatcatgtctTCACATCACGAGTGCAGCAGCTCATATCTTCTTTTTCATACTTGCAGTCCGACTGAAGTTgaacacaacttcagtttgtcaatggtTACCGTCTTTGTAAGCATATCAGCTGGATTTTTACTTCCAGGAATCTTCTCCAGCATCAAGACTCCATCTTCCAGCACTGATCTGATGAAATGGTACCTAACctgtatatgctttgtcctagaATGATAAACAGGATTTTTTGCTAAATGAatagcactctgactgtcacagtgTAACGTGCTATTTTCAATCTTCTGACCCAATTCTTCCAGAAAGGATCTCAACCATATCATCTCCTTGCTAGCTTCTGTAACTGCAACATACTCAGCCTCAGTAGTCGAAAGTGCAACAATCTTTTGCAGCTTAGACACCTAGCTTACAACTGTACCACCTAATGTGAACACATATCCAGTAGTACTTTTCCTGCCATCCAGGTCACCACCCATATCGGCATCGACAAAACCCTGTAAGCCCAATTTTGACCTCCTGAAGCATAAAAAACAACTAGCAGTACCTTTCAAATACCTGAGAATCCACTTAACTGCTTCCCAGTGTTGCTTTCCTGGATTACTCATAAACCTGCTCACGACTCCCACTGCATgtgctatgtctggtcttgtacacaccattgcatacatgaggcttctgacagcagaagcataaggaactTTATTCATATAAGCCTGCTCCTGCTCTGTCGATGGTGATTGTGCTTTGGTTAGTTTGAAATGACTAGCCAAAGGAGTACTCACATGTTTAGCATCATCCATGTTAAATCTGCTAACCACCTTTTTCACGTACTCTTCTTGAGACAACTTCAAGAATCCATTCACCCGGTCTCTTAAGATCCTCATTCCAAGGATTTGCTTTGCAGCACCCAAATCCTTCATggcaaattcctttgataaatcTTTTTTCAGTTTATCAATTTCTTCCAGACAAGCTCCAGCTATcagcatatcatctacatatagaAGTAGTATGATATAAGAACCGTCAAACTTTTTCACATAACAGCAGTGATCAGCTTGACACCTTAGGAAACCATTTTCACTCATGAAtccatcaaacttcttgtaccactgtcttggagcttgtttgagaccgtacaagctcttctgaagtttgcacACCATTCTCTCTTTTCCCCGTACTTCAAAGCCCTGTGGCTgcttcatataaatttcttcatctagGTCACCGTGAagaaacgcagtctttacatccaactGCTCCAAATGTAAGTCTTCCTTCGCCACTAGTCCAAGTACTGTCCTGATAGTGGTTAATTTAACCACCGGAGAGAAAATTTCggtgtaatcaattccttcccgTTGTTGGAAGCCTTTTACAACAAGTCTTGCCTTGTACCGCTTGCTACCATCATACTCTTCTTTTAACCGGTACACCCACTTGTTATGTAATGCCTTTTTGCCTTGTGGAAGTTCTGTCAACTCCCACGTCtgattggatgacagtgaatccaTCTCATCCTCCATGGCCAACTTCCACTTGGTtgaatcatcattttgcattgcCTCTTCATAGGTCTCCGGTTCACCTTTGTCTGTCAGCAAAATATAGTGAAGTGCAGGGGAGTATCTCTCAGGTGGTCTGATGGTTCTCAAAGATCTCCTGAGTGCAATCACCGGAGTTTGTGggtcatcgtcttgtgcagtttcttcttcatcttcctGATTACTGGTTTTCAATTCATTCACAGGAATATATGTCAATGGCACttcatcagtcttcttgattTCAGGACATTCATCTCCAGCTCCAATGTCTGACTTGTCCTTGTACAGAAGTTGCTCATTAAATATTACATCCCTGCTCCGAATGATCTTCCGATTTTGGTCATCCCAGAAACgataaccaaactcattatcTCCATAACCAATAAAGAAGCACTTCTTTGATTTCGGATCAAGTTTTGTTCTGCTTGCTGAATCAATATGAATATAGGATAGACATCCAAACACTTTCAAGAAAGAAAGGTTTACTTCTTTGCCGCTCCATACCTCTTCTGGTATTCTGCAGTCAAGCGGTATCGAAGGTCCTCTGTTGATCAGATATGCTGCAGTGTTAACAGCATCAGCCCAGAATGATTTTGGCAATCCAGAATGCAATCTCATGCTCCTTGCCCGTTCATTCAAGGTCCTGTTcatcctttcagctacaccattctgttgaggtgtaccaggaatggttttctccatcttgatcccgttctgtgcacaatatttcttgaactcatcatcttcatattcCCCACCATTATCAGACCGTAAGCACTTCACCTtcaagttggtctcattttccaccatagctttccaccttttaaaggtctcgtaaacatcagatttatttttcagaaaataaacccaAACTTTTCTACTCGAATCGTCAATGAATGTGACATAGTATCTCGAGCCTCCAAGGGATGTCACAGGAGATGGTCCCCATACATCAGTATGAACCAGCTCCAACTTTGCTGCTTTCGGTTCTCTAccgtcttttgaaaagctcaccTTCTTCTGTTTTCCAAAGATACAGCTTTCACATAGTTGGTGTTCAACAGTCTTTAATTCTGGTAGCTTTCCTTTTGACACCAACATCTTCATTCCCTTCTCACTCATATGTCCAAGTCTATAatgccatagacttgaattGGCTCCAGCATCCACAGCTGCTAGTGTGTCTCTGCAACTGGAAGTCATATACAGTGttccagttttctttcctcgagcaacAATCATGGCTCCTTTGTTCACTTTCCAGGAACCATCACCGAAAGTCACATTGTGGCCTTCATCATCGAGCTGTCCCACCGAGATCAGATTGCGTGTCAATTTTGGTACATGTCTgactttgttgattttccagACAGATCCATTTGACATCTTCATTCGTACATCACCCATACCAACAATTTCCAAGGGTTTTCCATCAGCCAGGAAAAATTTTCCGTAATCTCCAGCGATGTAATTATCAAATACATCGCGATCAccagtggtatgaaacgaagctcccgAGTCCATAATCCAAGAATCAACAGAGCTTTCCATGGATAATAGAAGAGcatcatgtacttcctcagtgacagCATTTGCATTATTCTTCGTTGATCTGCAGTTCTTTTTCAGGTGACCAGTCTCACCACAGCTCCAGCACTTCATATTCTTTTCAAAGATGTTTttgtcttttccatttcttgattTGGATCTACCGCGCCATCGGTTGGAACTCCTTTCACCACTCCTGCCTCTTCCTCTGTTATCAAGATTTAGAGCAGATCTCGATGATGTTGCTTCACCCGAGTCTTTCCTGCGAACTTCTTCAACAAGGATTTGATCTCTAACATCATTGAGTTGTAGTTTCCCTTTTCCAACAGAGTTGCTAACCGCTGCCCACATCGGTTCCCAAATGTCTGGTAAAGACGCCAGAAGAATAAGTGcccgaatctcatcatcaaatttgATGTCCACTGATGTCAGCTGGGAGACAATCGTGTTGAATTCATTTATGTGTTTTGCCACCGAAGCACCTTCTCCCATCTTCAAGTTGAATAACTTTTTCATGAGATGTACTTTATTATTTGCCGATGGCTTTTCGTACATGTCCGACAAAATGGACATCATCTCCTCTGTGGTTTTGGCCTCCGCCACGTTATGCGCCACGTTCTTTGTTAGGGTCAATCGTATGACACCTAAAACCTGTCGGTCAAGGAGCTCCCagtcatcatcctccatcttttccggtttctttcctgatagaggttgatgcaGCTTCTTACTGTACAGATAATCTCTTATCTGTAACCGCCAGAACGAAAAATCTGTTCCATCGAACTTGTTGATACCCGGTCCCGATCCATCATCTCCGGCCATCACTTCTCTAGCCttagcaaaaaatctaaaaaaaatcttttctgatgtgcaagatcagacaaagctgcaaccacagagcatactcagaatttttaagaatttttacaacaaggctctgataccagttgttgggaaattaccccgaagcgatgccgaccacgaagataatatagtacccaaattgcggaataaaataatcaatcaacaagaacacaacgatttacgtggttcacccaaaataTGCTATGTCCACGGAGCTACTGCAGATCTTTTATAACaggagaaatattacaacaagtgtatacaacaatacactaaatatctcacactccCAACCCGAGTATAAccgagaaaaaatattttctctaactcacacaagagataCTCACAACTCTTTGTTTTCTAAAGCTTAAAAGCTTATGAATGGGATGATTAAACAATACGGAGGACGCACTTATTTATAGGTGCAATCCTCCGTATgaacaaaagaaaattttttccttttctgctggccaccaatagagtttTCAAATTTGACACGTTTAGTAATAAATAGATTGGCCCCACTCACCTAACACTTCTCAGCAACACTAGGGGCCTTCTCAACCTGCATATGGGTAAAAATTCTTCATTAAGGAATGTGCTTATGGAGCACTTCACAATTAACCCCATAAATAATTAGATATGATACTTGGAATAATACACATCAGACTTCTCCAAATAATAGACCAGTTCTTGGTGCATCGGGGGGTGAACATATCCTTGAACTTACACCCTCTGCATCATCTGATTTTCTTAGTGTTACGATCACATCAGCCAACTGCGAGAACTTTCTTGTCAAATCAGCGTCATCATCTGTTAAGTCATATGGTTTCAACGAGTCACTTGAGGTACCAGAATCCTCACTTCCGTTGTTCACTGTCATCTACGTCAAAGGCTGAATCATTATTTTAAGTCGCCGGATCAATAACTTAATCAGGGTCAACTAAATTAAATTGGACTCTGTTCTTTATAGCTATTGAGTTTTTATTGATTCCATTATCTTCATTCTTTTAAATTTCTTTTACAGGGATCATAGCACGAGGAGTTTctctatcaaaattttcattcacTTCGAGCACTATTGCAGTCGGAGGCCCTTTGATTGGGGTTGCTTTCCCAAACTCCCAATCTATTGTCTCTTCCCAGCAACAATCGTCAGGATCAAGAGTATTTTTGGGGCCTCTGACCTTAGAAAAGACAAAAGCAATACTGCTCGCCATTTTACGAACCAAATTCTCAGGGCTCTCCAGCCTACCTGTCAGCAACATGAATTTTAGTAGGATCACAATAGGTCACCCATTGACAAGCATTCCGATTGAAAGAAAAGACCCAAAACCTACAACTGATCCCCCGTAGAATTGTTGGCAGTGCATCCTTTGTAGCATCCAGATCTTCTTTACCCATCTTCTCCAGGCAAAGGCCTAAAGCAGCAGTTACATCTGTATCTCATGTTAAAGGAAATAATATGAACAATGTCACGACAGGAAATAAAAAGTACACTCTTTAACATCGTTTAGAAGAAAATGTTACTGAAGCATGTGCAATTCAATCATCAACTATCAAAGTGGGTCTTGAACTGAAGATAGAGTGGCCGATTCTATGAAGAAGTCAGATTTTTTACAAATTGCAGACTCCACAACGATCACCCTTTTGGTTAGTAGTCAATAATAGATTACAAGGATACAGACTTGTCGCTCAATTGGAGCTGATTGCACAAACCCACTTTTTGACCATGCTGCCACAAGATGCTGCACTGTCTCTGAGAGAACCCGAGTATTAAGAGATTTTATTGATAAAACATTATCAGGGGCACATTCAAATACAGCGAAGTGAAGAATCCATCCTAAGCAACAGGTAGGAAGCACTTTCCAAAATAAGAACTTCTCTTGAAAAGCAACCCTGAGAGCAGCAAAAGGTAGAAATATCATCACACCTTCGTGGATAAGCAGGAATCACGAGTCACTGGAAAAATGAAAACTATCTACAACGAAATTTTAATATTGAGCTGCATGATTGATGTTAAAGCATGCCCTTTCACATTCACCATGATCAGCTCAAAACAAGAGAAAGCAAACTTGTTTCTCATTGCATGATGTCCAAATTTCATTCAGGTTTTGTAAGAGTAATGTTAACACATATTAGTAATTTATCCTTCCCTGGTTCCT
The sequence above is a segment of the Primulina tabacum isolate GXHZ01 chromosome 6, ASM2559414v2, whole genome shotgun sequence genome. Coding sequences within it:
- the LOC142549398 gene encoding uncharacterized protein LOC142549398 codes for the protein MPIHFQLAVEFPSEDERIVWWNIFLKGSAFRAFARFLLYGSSRLGLIQILDPRPIRPKFDPINTRVAFQEKFLFWKVLPTCCLGWILHFAVFECAPDNVLSIKSLNTRVLSETVQHLVAAWSKSGFVQSAPIERQVYVTAALGLCLEKMGKEDLDATKDALPTILRGISCRLESPENLVRKMASSIAFVFSKVRGPKNTLDPDDCCWEETIDWEFGKATPIKGPPTAIVLEVNENFDRETPRAMIPVKEI